Proteins encoded in a region of the Xylanibacillus composti genome:
- a CDS encoding cobaltochelatase subunit CobN produces the protein MLSILTNGETTLSHLSEAYQLLDQNQKKQLHLTIIDLGSRKIDELEDVEATLVGADLVIFDAHGVRQDVVEWLSSLLSKGTAHIVPLGGNSAEIASLLRLGSLTFANLPRQEGHTQAATSLSLEGMDEGKADYEHYVRFTEYWRGGGTANMLGLLCLAGREYGGCHLLPEPKEPVYVRELTIMEPSSRTVYSSAASYRQSNRYDEGRPNVAILYLGNSNPLDTAECIAQLKEQLEAFVNVMPIAFPSVMNIPLDRLRELLLGEGHQVDLIVNLLPFRLGIGPGGGNQDGAVQMLEQLDVPMLHPLLLNSRTEQEWRQSASELEPSLLLVQVMLPELDGSVEMFPIAALQEDGEDAELNVPLKRLALIPERTKRLTDRIRRWLALRSKPNAEKKLALIGYNYPPGEGTVFGGSFLDTFESIARLLSWLKQQGYHTEELSAAELRARFLEGGLVNSAKWSDPQASSQLIRYADPHFTQKLSRRSWGEEAISRWGQPPGDIMTDNGSFLIPGLMIGQVFIGLQPSRGIHEDPEKSLHDRSLLPTHQYTAFYQWIREQFQADAIVHIGTHGTLEFQRGKEAALSGDCVPDDLLGDLPNLYYYYVGNPSEAMIAKRRSHAVLIGYQAPAFTEAELYGEWRELEALLHEYREAKQLAPERCEAILQELQAVAKSLDFSAETVEHMEEELYRMQRSLIPSGLHVLGDSYSPEVALNHMQFVLRHERGNIRSIRGLLAERQGVRADALTSGKHVSLLRQLDEEANALVTAYVSNKAIPDMYKSEHPDWLKQLEASLEYGYEAYLRSLQNEEAEGLMRALEGRYVPAKLAGDVLRTPEILPTGRNLYQFDPRLVPSRTAAERGAIVAENSIQQYREQHGDYPHTTAVILWGIETSRTQGETIGQILHYMGVRIGGGVGTFRTEYEVIPLAELGRPRLNVMVHITGVFRDLFPNLLEELHDLFRKVSELDEPDELNWFKAHTRSMEEELLAAGYEASQAHDLACARIFGPAEGEYGTTVTRMIETKLWNEESELGAAYTDSQQHVYSALARGQAEPELYRSHMLEVDIVSQIRSSHEWEVTDSDHYYEYFGGLAKSVEVMKGRKADIHITDTTGEQIKTESAEHAIARGVRTRLTNPKWINDLLKHPYHGAKEMASRFEYVLGLAATTGKVEPWVFDRLHDVYMADEALSRKLQDNNRWAYHAMIETLLESEQRGYWTPNEQVLHQLRQKYLELEGELEGE, from the coding sequence ATCAGAAAAAACAGCTGCATCTGACCATCATCGATTTAGGGAGTCGGAAGATCGACGAGCTTGAGGACGTGGAAGCCACGCTTGTTGGAGCTGACCTGGTCATCTTCGATGCACATGGCGTCCGCCAGGACGTTGTCGAATGGTTGAGTAGCCTGCTAAGCAAAGGGACGGCTCATATCGTTCCGCTTGGCGGCAACTCCGCTGAGATCGCTTCGCTACTCAGGCTAGGCAGTCTGACCTTTGCAAATTTGCCTAGACAAGAAGGGCATACACAGGCGGCAACGTCCTTGTCGCTAGAAGGAATGGATGAGGGTAAGGCGGATTATGAACACTACGTTCGATTTACCGAATATTGGCGGGGCGGAGGCACAGCGAATATGCTCGGACTGCTTTGTCTGGCAGGCCGTGAATACGGCGGCTGCCATCTGTTGCCGGAGCCTAAGGAGCCGGTATATGTTCGGGAGTTAACGATTATGGAGCCGAGCAGTCGCACGGTTTACTCGTCTGCAGCCAGCTACCGGCAAAGCAATCGCTACGACGAAGGTCGGCCGAATGTCGCGATTTTATATCTTGGGAATAGCAATCCGCTCGATACTGCGGAATGTATTGCGCAGCTTAAGGAACAATTGGAGGCTTTCGTGAACGTCATGCCGATCGCGTTTCCTTCAGTGATGAACATTCCACTCGACCGTCTGCGCGAGTTGCTACTTGGCGAAGGTCACCAAGTCGACCTTATCGTGAACCTGCTGCCTTTCCGACTTGGGATTGGTCCCGGCGGAGGAAATCAAGACGGGGCTGTGCAGATGCTGGAACAGCTCGATGTGCCGATGCTGCATCCGCTATTGTTGAACAGTAGAACGGAACAAGAATGGAGACAGTCTGCGAGTGAACTTGAGCCATCTTTGCTGCTCGTTCAGGTCATGCTGCCGGAGCTTGACGGGAGCGTGGAGATGTTTCCGATAGCGGCACTGCAGGAAGACGGAGAAGACGCCGAGCTAAACGTTCCGCTAAAGCGGCTTGCACTTATACCTGAACGGACGAAACGCTTGACAGATCGCATCCGCCGCTGGCTTGCTCTGCGGAGCAAGCCCAATGCAGAGAAGAAGCTGGCGCTCATTGGCTACAATTATCCGCCAGGCGAAGGAACGGTGTTCGGCGGTTCCTTCTTGGATACATTCGAATCGATAGCACGTTTATTGAGCTGGCTGAAGCAGCAAGGATATCATACCGAGGAACTGTCAGCGGCGGAGCTGCGTGCCAGATTTTTAGAGGGCGGTCTAGTCAATTCCGCAAAATGGTCTGATCCTCAAGCTTCGAGTCAGTTGATCCGTTATGCGGATCCCCATTTCACACAGAAGCTATCCAGACGTTCTTGGGGAGAAGAAGCGATAAGCCGCTGGGGTCAGCCGCCTGGTGACATCATGACGGACAACGGCTCCTTTCTCATACCCGGTCTAATGATCGGCCAAGTGTTTATCGGCCTGCAACCTTCACGCGGTATCCATGAGGATCCAGAGAAGTCACTGCACGATCGTTCGTTACTACCTACGCATCAATATACTGCGTTTTATCAATGGATTCGTGAACAGTTTCAAGCGGATGCCATCGTCCATATCGGGACACACGGCACCTTAGAGTTTCAGCGGGGGAAAGAGGCCGCTCTGTCTGGGGACTGTGTACCGGATGACTTACTCGGGGATTTGCCAAATTTGTACTACTATTACGTAGGGAATCCGTCCGAAGCGATGATCGCCAAGCGGCGCAGCCATGCCGTATTGATCGGCTATCAGGCGCCGGCTTTTACTGAAGCTGAGCTGTATGGCGAATGGCGTGAGCTTGAAGCCTTGCTGCACGAATATCGTGAAGCGAAGCAGCTCGCGCCGGAACGATGTGAGGCGATTCTACAAGAGCTGCAGGCGGTAGCGAAGTCGCTTGACTTCTCCGCGGAGACCGTAGAACACATGGAGGAGGAGCTCTATCGCATGCAGCGTTCGCTCATCCCTAGTGGACTGCATGTGCTTGGCGACAGCTATTCTCCTGAAGTCGCTTTGAACCATATGCAATTCGTGCTTCGCCACGAGCGGGGAAATATTCGCTCAATTCGCGGACTGCTCGCTGAACGTCAAGGCGTTCGGGCGGATGCGCTAACTTCGGGCAAGCATGTGAGCTTGCTGCGCCAGCTCGATGAGGAAGCGAATGCGTTAGTGACCGCTTATGTGTCAAACAAGGCAATCCCGGACATGTATAAGAGTGAACATCCAGATTGGCTTAAGCAGTTGGAAGCTTCGCTCGAGTACGGTTACGAAGCTTACCTAAGATCATTGCAAAATGAGGAAGCAGAAGGGCTGATGCGGGCGTTGGAAGGCCGGTACGTTCCAGCTAAGCTCGCTGGTGACGTGCTGCGAACACCTGAAATATTGCCGACCGGACGCAATCTGTACCAATTCGATCCCCGCTTAGTGCCCAGCCGTACAGCTGCTGAACGGGGGGCGATTGTCGCCGAAAACTCCATACAGCAATATCGCGAGCAGCACGGGGACTACCCGCACACGACGGCGGTCATCCTCTGGGGGATTGAGACGTCGCGCACACAAGGGGAAACCATCGGGCAAATCCTGCATTATATGGGGGTTCGCATTGGCGGGGGAGTCGGAACGTTCCGTACAGAATATGAAGTGATCCCGCTTGCGGAATTAGGCCGACCGCGCTTGAACGTCATGGTGCATATTACTGGGGTTTTTCGCGATTTGTTTCCGAATTTGCTGGAAGAATTACATGACCTATTCCGCAAGGTTTCGGAGCTGGATGAACCTGATGAGCTCAATTGGTTCAAGGCTCATACACGAAGCATGGAGGAGGAGCTGCTTGCTGCTGGATATGAGGCAAGTCAAGCGCATGACTTAGCTTGCGCCCGCATCTTCGGCCCGGCAGAAGGAGAGTATGGCACGACGGTGACGCGGATGATCGAGACGAAGCTATGGAACGAGGAGTCTGAGCTCGGAGCGGCATACACGGACAGCCAGCAGCATGTATACAGCGCACTAGCGCGAGGACAGGCGGAGCCGGAATTGTACCGGTCACATATGCTGGAGGTGGATATTGTGTCGCAAATTCGCAGCAGTCATGAATGGGAAGTAACGGATTCTGACCACTATTATGAGTATTTTGGCGGCTTGGCAAAGTCTGTGGAAGTGATGAAAGGTCGTAAAGCAGACATTCATATTACGGATACGACAGGGGAGCAAATCAAGACAGAATCTGCCGAACATGCGATTGCACGCGGAGTAAGGACTCGCTTAACGAACCCGAAATGGATCAACGATCTCTTGAAGCATCCTTATCATGGCGCAAAGGAAATGGCCAGCCGATTCGAGTATGTACTGGGACTTGCAGCCACGACTGGAAAAGTAGAACCTTGGGTATTCGATCGTCTGCATGACGTCTATATGGCTGATGAAGCACTTAGCCGGAAGCTGCAGGACAACAACCGTTGGGCTTACCATGCGATGATCGAAACATTGCTGGAAAGCGAGCAGCGAGGATACTGGACACCGAATGAACAAGTTCTGCATCAGCTGCGGCAGAAATACCTAGAGCTTGAAGGAGAGTTGGAAGGGGAATGA
- a CDS encoding GAP family protein → MLEIIESLIPTNIDFTTALLIIVLCAFIDILSPGVLAITAYILLIQRGKLASRLMFFLISTQFCYFMMGILVYLGVGQIIGFIESMSRSQISSWFYTILGAILVLISFYKPKKKMESRFLEWLPAQVSIRAMIILGIIVFAIEFTTALPYFYSILLMDGLAFNTGLSIIILIGYNVIMVLPSILLLIVFILYKNWIMNKLEQLRTKIVKAPLSSVLVGAAVIGAILFNIGIRGILT, encoded by the coding sequence GTGCTTGAAATCATTGAATCATTAATTCCTACCAACATAGATTTCACAACAGCACTCCTCATTATTGTGCTCTGTGCTTTCATTGACATTTTAAGCCCCGGGGTATTGGCCATCACAGCTTATATCCTTCTAATACAAAGAGGAAAATTGGCATCGCGTTTGATGTTTTTTTTAATATCCACACAATTTTGCTATTTTATGATGGGTATCTTGGTTTACCTGGGAGTTGGGCAGATAATTGGTTTTATAGAAAGCATGTCCCGCAGTCAAATTTCAAGCTGGTTTTATACGATACTTGGCGCCATCCTTGTACTGATCAGCTTTTATAAGCCTAAGAAAAAAATGGAATCCCGATTTTTGGAATGGTTACCTGCGCAAGTGTCTATAAGAGCGATGATCATACTCGGAATTATTGTATTTGCGATTGAGTTTACCACAGCTTTACCGTATTTTTACTCGATATTATTAATGGATGGTTTAGCGTTTAACACGGGTTTGTCCATAATCATTTTAATTGGCTATAACGTGATTATGGTGCTTCCTTCAATTTTACTCTTGATCGTGTTTATACTATATAAAAATTGGATAATGAATAAGCTTGAACAACTGCGAACAAAAATAGTAAAAGCTCCGTTGTCTTCTGTATTAGTCGGAGCAGCAGTTATTGGAGCGATTTTGTTCAATATTGGAATCAGGGGAATTCTAACTTGA
- a CDS encoding NAD(P)/FAD-dependent oxidoreductase — translation MKEVDVVIIGGGPAGLSAGLVLGRARKKTLIIDEGQPRNAVTREAHGFLTRDGISPHDFRNIAKEQLRTYPSVSHLEDIVKLIEGEDGQFLLETVSGVKIATRKLLFAIGMKDRDLGIPGLAEVYGKSAFVCPYCDGWELRDQQLVVINRGATLMHFVPLFSGWSKQLVVCTNGLDELSEAEREELRAHNIPVFNAPIHSIQSNQGMVSHIKLEDGTEISCTGIFFKPELELGSDLPVALGCRMLDTGIIEVDEFGKTSVPGVYAAGDATTHLHQSIVAAASGAVSAAAINGELNQEEWRKSNV, via the coding sequence ATGAAGGAAGTTGATGTTGTTATTATTGGAGGAGGTCCTGCAGGTTTAAGTGCTGGACTTGTGCTAGGACGTGCTAGAAAGAAGACATTGATTATTGATGAGGGCCAACCGCGTAATGCAGTGACTAGAGAGGCTCATGGCTTTTTAACACGTGATGGCATTAGCCCACATGACTTTCGAAATATTGCAAAAGAGCAGCTTCGCACTTATCCATCGGTTTCACATCTGGAAGATATCGTCAAGTTGATAGAAGGGGAAGATGGACAATTTTTGTTGGAAACTGTTTCGGGGGTGAAGATAGCCACTAGAAAACTGCTGTTTGCTATCGGAATGAAGGATCGTGATCTTGGTATACCAGGGTTGGCGGAGGTCTATGGTAAGAGTGCGTTTGTATGCCCGTATTGTGATGGCTGGGAACTAAGGGATCAGCAATTAGTTGTCATAAACAGAGGAGCGACATTAATGCATTTTGTCCCATTGTTTTCTGGGTGGTCGAAGCAGTTAGTAGTTTGTACAAATGGTCTCGATGAATTGAGTGAAGCGGAACGTGAAGAATTGCGCGCACATAATATCCCGGTATTTAATGCACCAATACATTCAATCCAATCAAATCAAGGCATGGTAAGCCATATCAAGCTTGAGGATGGGACGGAAATTTCGTGCACAGGGATTTTCTTCAAGCCGGAATTGGAACTTGGATCGGATTTGCCAGTTGCCCTTGGTTGCCGGATGTTGGATACTGGAATCATTGAAGTCGATGAGTTTGGAAAAACTAGTGTACCTGGTGTTTATGCAGCAGGGGATGCAACTACACACTTACACCAATCTATTGTTGCAGCTGCTTCAGGTGCTGTATCCGCAGCTGCAATAAACGGGGAATTAAATCAAGAAGAATGGCGGAAGAGCAACGTTTGA
- a CDS encoding class I SAM-dependent methyltransferase, with amino-acid sequence MIEILRNEAAWEQAWKDDQTTGVNLMKAAGIEPRFTFGTIAAKNYNEQSFNDEGRRRSARIIGWLENQGVNFNGASVLDIGAASGIFSIPFAQRGADVTAVEPSLPFTELLEHNNQKWADGKVKIVRAAFEDMDTKTLGWNQAFDFVFVSMCPAITDWEMVEKVISCARKFCYISLAAGPKEHSLTLEILPLLNHSYNKHQNSEMMYLLQLLYLKGYAFHSLVTKEMKARVVSRAEAIQEVLHWLNFYNYPVDENTQAIIEDYLDQTYPGKTIPIKQGGRFGKVLIQLEEQSMFNYS; translated from the coding sequence ATGATCGAAATCTTACGCAACGAAGCTGCTTGGGAACAAGCTTGGAAGGACGATCAAACGACAGGTGTAAACTTAATGAAGGCAGCAGGGATTGAGCCCAGATTCACTTTTGGTACCATAGCGGCCAAAAACTACAACGAGCAATCATTCAACGATGAAGGAAGAAGACGGTCAGCACGTATTATCGGCTGGTTGGAAAATCAAGGCGTAAATTTTAATGGCGCCTCTGTCCTCGACATCGGAGCGGCCTCTGGAATATTTTCTATTCCCTTTGCGCAAAGAGGAGCAGATGTGACCGCCGTTGAGCCGTCGCTTCCGTTCACAGAACTATTGGAGCACAACAATCAAAAATGGGCCGACGGTAAGGTAAAGATCGTGCGCGCAGCCTTTGAAGATATGGATACGAAGACATTAGGCTGGAACCAAGCTTTTGATTTTGTCTTTGTGTCAATGTGCCCAGCGATCACAGACTGGGAGATGGTGGAGAAAGTGATCAGCTGCGCTCGAAAATTTTGTTATATCAGCTTGGCAGCAGGTCCTAAAGAACACAGCCTCACCCTTGAAATATTACCGCTGTTAAACCATTCATACAACAAGCATCAAAACTCCGAGATGATGTATTTGCTGCAGCTGCTTTATCTAAAAGGGTACGCCTTTCATTCACTCGTCACAAAAGAAATGAAAGCCAGGGTTGTGTCTCGTGCGGAAGCCATTCAAGAGGTTTTACATTGGCTTAACTTTTACAATTATCCAGTAGATGAGAATACGCAGGCCATCATTGAAGATTATCTGGATCAAACTTATCCTGGAAAAACGATCCCAATCAAACAAGGAGGGCGCTTCGGCAAAGTGCTCATTCAGTTAGAAGAGCAAAGCATGTTTAATTATTCATGA
- a CDS encoding helix-turn-helix transcriptional regulator — translation MNKSERLNDMIRYLNGRDFFHLHDLMEKYQISKSTALRDIKSLEQLGMPIFVEYGRYGRYRILKNRLLSPIMFTMDELYALYFAMLTLKSYESTPFHLSVDQLNEKFESCLSPKQIEQIEIMKRVLQFEMNQHHHESRFLDKILQSILNESNCTIQYSINNEEKCYLVQFFKISAKFGQWYASGIDLTTNQYRVFRCDRVTDMVEESTKSPFTIDDLLNRSLELYRSEFSIDFEVEIEEDAQDIFYKEHYPSMKIDSGNRTVIRGFYNPGEEAFIADFFMKFGNQVISVKPESLRELIKERIEKLLSHYKFVLGQ, via the coding sequence CTTATGGAGAAATATCAGATTTCAAAAAGTACAGCACTACGGGATATTAAATCTTTAGAGCAATTGGGAATGCCGATTTTTGTGGAATATGGTAGATATGGACGTTACAGAATCCTAAAAAATCGCCTGCTATCCCCAATCATGTTTACGATGGATGAATTGTATGCGTTATACTTTGCTATGTTGACACTAAAATCTTATGAATCTACACCATTTCATTTAAGCGTCGATCAACTCAATGAAAAGTTTGAAAGTTGTCTTTCTCCAAAGCAAATCGAACAAATTGAAATCATGAAGAGGGTGCTGCAATTTGAAATGAACCAGCATCATCATGAAAGTCGATTTTTGGATAAAATCTTGCAAAGCATTCTAAACGAGAGCAATTGCACGATTCAATATTCCATAAACAACGAGGAAAAATGTTACCTTGTTCAATTTTTCAAAATTTCCGCCAAGTTTGGTCAATGGTATGCGTCGGGGATTGATCTTACAACGAATCAATATAGAGTATTCCGATGTGATCGAGTTACTGATATGGTGGAAGAAAGTACGAAATCTCCTTTTACGATTGATGATCTACTGAATCGTTCGCTAGAACTTTATCGTTCCGAGTTCAGTATTGACTTTGAGGTAGAAATTGAAGAAGATGCACAAGATATTTTTTATAAAGAACATTACCCTTCTATGAAAATTGACAGCGGTAATAGAACCGTTATCAGGGGGTTTTATAATCCAGGAGAAGAAGCGTTCATCGCCGATTTTTTCATGAAATTTGGTAATCAAGTTATATCTGTGAAACCTGAATCTTTACGTGAACTGATCAAGGAACGAATAGAGAAACTGTTAAGTCATTACAAATTTGTTTTGGGACAGTGA
- a CDS encoding TetR/AcrR family transcriptional regulator has protein sequence MPKIVDHDHKRKIIAETAWKIIETEGIERASIRRIASEAGMSTGALRHYFSNQDELLLFIMEYFLARGRERSENISWSTNPLNAVRETLLELVPVNQDKQTETGVWLVFAIRSLTSAALNAKKDELTEGEYILMEALLEILIKAGYINKTINIEIETLRLAVIIEGLSIHALLRPDIFTIEKTEQIITHHLNELCNK, from the coding sequence GTGCCAAAAATCGTTGATCATGATCATAAAAGGAAGATCATTGCTGAAACGGCTTGGAAAATTATCGAAACGGAAGGCATTGAACGAGCATCTATTCGCAGAATCGCATCTGAGGCTGGAATGTCTACCGGAGCACTAAGACATTATTTCTCAAACCAAGATGAATTACTCTTATTTATCATGGAATATTTTCTTGCTCGCGGTAGAGAACGATCGGAAAATATATCCTGGTCAACAAACCCTCTTAATGCGGTACGCGAAACGTTGTTAGAATTAGTTCCGGTGAATCAGGATAAACAAACTGAAACGGGCGTTTGGTTAGTTTTCGCCATCCGCTCACTTACTAGTGCGGCTTTGAACGCAAAAAAAGATGAACTCACTGAAGGAGAATATATTTTAATGGAAGCACTGCTTGAAATATTAATAAAAGCAGGCTATATAAACAAAACTATAAATATTGAAATTGAAACGTTAAGACTTGCCGTCATCATTGAAGGCTTATCCATTCATGCTCTTTTAAGACCGGATATATTCACAATTGAAAAAACGGAACAAATTATTACACACCACTTAAATGAACTTTGCAATAAATAA